One window of Solwaraspora sp. WMMA2056 genomic DNA carries:
- a CDS encoding tetratricopeptide repeat protein, which translates to MALDEGDYRHAADHVAGAITHAPTMPEVHEMLTRLAARTDGALDLFPLDEHVFIGTVVARAHLLAAAGRAGEGLELLAAATGHAPTVNWAGVPWVGAADLPARLDPDQIAIVLMQICASVPDPVPDVDRPPLLPYLRLAEHATTAHADHGLLLGASSALARRLGEIPTALDWATQGVRAEPSKLAEVWLGYAYRSAGRTAEAVAALRRASAHDPDDLSIYADIAGTLADSGRLDEAIDWIEQALARNPTFDCAVHTAHRLRYRRDGELRHLVALADFVRDHPDDSHEHHDLAECCHDRPWLARLPAAGGTVVATIERALTRGLVPTRLSLRQPEPPSAMRLLGTELPGLPVTVQRTPSPDPRQPRRAPVRQLWRYAGWQADPVLDRPSTKASQRIQQLAQPVWHHPPAAYDSAVVLATLDLDDLLGLLVHPPSTPDEVGIDPAGWLRCVQVWACLGILHHRTDEAWPDSTRRRVLVDVAWGVEDWSAEAALFALVTAAWVDPAVRPDVARVVAERLADAVDVAGHRTVPILWSLAQLALATPDLDAATTATARRIAGRSARVPRQRRPGLIRRLLGRD; encoded by the coding sequence ATGGCGCTCGACGAGGGTGACTACCGGCACGCCGCCGACCACGTCGCCGGCGCCATCACGCACGCGCCGACCATGCCGGAGGTGCACGAGATGCTCACCCGGCTGGCCGCCCGCACCGACGGCGCACTCGACCTGTTCCCCCTCGACGAACACGTCTTCATCGGCACCGTGGTCGCCCGGGCGCACCTGCTGGCCGCCGCCGGGCGGGCCGGCGAAGGGTTGGAGCTGCTGGCCGCCGCCACCGGGCACGCCCCCACGGTGAACTGGGCCGGGGTTCCCTGGGTCGGTGCCGCCGACCTGCCCGCCCGCCTGGACCCGGACCAGATCGCCATCGTGCTGATGCAGATCTGCGCCAGCGTGCCCGATCCGGTGCCCGACGTCGACCGCCCGCCGCTGCTGCCGTACCTGCGACTGGCCGAGCACGCCACCACCGCGCACGCCGACCACGGCCTGCTGCTCGGCGCCAGCTCGGCCCTTGCCCGTCGGCTCGGTGAGATCCCCACCGCACTCGACTGGGCCACGCAGGGGGTACGGGCCGAACCGTCCAAACTCGCCGAGGTGTGGCTCGGGTACGCCTACCGCAGCGCCGGGCGCACCGCCGAGGCGGTCGCCGCGCTCCGGCGGGCCAGCGCCCACGACCCGGACGACCTGTCCATCTACGCCGACATCGCCGGCACCCTGGCCGACTCCGGGCGCCTCGACGAGGCCATCGACTGGATCGAACAGGCACTCGCCCGCAACCCGACGTTCGACTGTGCCGTCCACACGGCACACCGGCTCCGCTACCGCCGCGACGGCGAACTACGCCACCTGGTCGCCCTCGCCGACTTCGTCCGGGACCACCCCGACGACTCACACGAACACCACGACCTGGCCGAGTGCTGCCACGACCGGCCCTGGCTGGCCCGGCTGCCCGCGGCTGGCGGCACCGTGGTCGCCACCATCGAACGGGCCCTCACCCGGGGCCTGGTGCCGACCCGGCTGTCCCTGCGCCAGCCCGAGCCCCCCAGCGCCATGCGGCTGCTCGGCACCGAACTACCCGGCCTGCCGGTCACCGTGCAACGCACCCCGAGCCCCGACCCCCGCCAGCCACGACGTGCCCCGGTCCGACAGCTGTGGCGCTACGCCGGCTGGCAGGCCGACCCGGTGCTGGACCGGCCGTCGACCAAGGCAAGCCAACGGATCCAGCAGCTCGCCCAGCCGGTCTGGCACCATCCGCCGGCGGCCTACGACAGCGCGGTGGTGCTCGCCACCCTCGACCTGGACGACCTGCTCGGGCTGCTGGTGCACCCGCCGTCGACGCCGGACGAGGTCGGAATCGACCCGGCCGGCTGGCTCCGCTGCGTACAGGTGTGGGCGTGCCTCGGCATCCTGCACCACCGTACCGACGAGGCATGGCCGGACTCGACCCGCCGCCGGGTGCTGGTCGACGTCGCCTGGGGGGTGGAGGACTGGTCCGCCGAGGCCGCGCTGTTCGCGCTGGTCACCGCCGCGTGGGTGGACCCGGCGGTACGCCCGGACGTGGCCCGGGTGGTGGCCGAACGGCTCGCTGACGCGGTCGACGTCGCCGGGCACCGGACCGTACCGATCCTGTGGTCCCTGGCACAGCTGGCACTGGCCACGCCGGACCTCGACGCCGCGACGACCGCCACGGCACGGCGGATCGCCGGCCGGTCGGCGCGGGTGCCCCGGCAACGCCGGCCGGGACTGATCCGCCGGCTACTGGGCCGGGACTGA
- a CDS encoding biotin/lipoyl-binding carrier protein, with amino-acid sequence MAEEIRAEMVANVWKVVAAAGDTVSDGDTLVILESMKMEIPVVAEADGVVARLAVNEGDVVQEGDLIAVIE; translated from the coding sequence ATGGCCGAGGAGATCCGGGCCGAGATGGTGGCGAACGTGTGGAAGGTGGTGGCCGCCGCCGGCGACACCGTCTCCGACGGTGACACCCTGGTGATCCTGGAGTCCATGAAGATGGAGATCCCGGTGGTCGCGGAGGCGGACGGCGTGGTGGCACGGCTGGCTGTCAACGAAGGCGACGTGGTGCAGGAAGGTGACCTGATCGCGGTCATCGAGTAG